From the genome of Mucilaginibacter paludis DSM 18603:
AAAGGTGGCAGGCCGAGTGTGCCGCATAAGCGGCGGGCTGCCGTGAGCGTGATGTGCACACTCATCGAGAAAAAGATCATTGAAGCCAACGCGAAGCGCGTCGGCATGAACCCGTCGGTTTTCCTGCGGAACCTGGGATTGAATACGCGAATCGAGGTTAAGGTCAAGACCCTGCCGAAGCCGGTTTTGGAAATGCGGGGTACGCTCAATCACATCGCTGCAAACCTCAATCAGATCGCAAGGAAGCGCAACCGGGGCGACGACCTGAATGCAATTGAAAGAGCTTTGCTCGACCAGGATGTACGAAGCCTGCGGAGCTTAGTTAAGAACATTAACGCCTATGTATCATGATCGGGAAAGTTGGCACAGGTAAAAGTTTTCGGGGCGTACTGCATTATCTTTTTGAGGGCAGGCGGCAGGAAAGTAAAGAGCTGCAAATGCAGGAACTGGAAAAGAAGCAGGTGGAAGTGATCGCTTATAATCAATGCTTCGGCACCCGCCTGGAGCTGGTGCGGGAGATGATCGAAGTTGCCAAGTTAAACCCAGATCAATCCAAGCCGGTATTTCACTTTTCCTTAAGCTTCGCCCACCGCGATGCCGGGAAGTTGGGCTTGCAGGATAAGATCGACATGGTGGAAAAACTGGCCGAAAAGTTCGATTTTAAAGATCACCAGTATGTGGTTGTAGCGCACAAGGACACAAACCACGAGCACATGCATGTGGTCGCCAACCGGATTGGCTTTGACGGCAAGACCGCCAGTGACAGCAACAGCTACAAGCATATGGCCGAGTTCGCCCGGAAGGTAGAAATGGAATACAAATTAGAACGGGTGTTAAGCCCGAATAAGTTCTTAAAACCAGAGCAAAGGGTCGCGCAAAGCCAGCGGGTTGATAACCGTAAAGAAACCTTGAAAAAGCACCTGCAAACAGCCATCAAGCAAAGTACCAATGTGCAGCAGGTCAAAAAGTACATAGAGCAGCGGGGCTACGAAGTAGAGTTGGGCCGGGGTATCGCTTTTACCGATGCGCAACACGTCCGCTTTAAAGGCAGCCAGTTGGGCTATGCCCTGATGGATATTGAAAAGAAGCTGAAACAGGAACAGCTTTTACAGCGGCAGCAGGAACAAAACACGCTGGCGCAATTATTAAGACAGCAGCAGGAGGATTTAAAGAAACAGCAAGAGCGGGAAAAGGAACAAGAGCAGGTACATCGGTATAGCCAAGGCATAGGCCGTTAAGCTATGCTTAATTGAACTGAACAGAATTATGAACTAATTAAAAATGACATCATGAAACCAAACGAAGAAACCCCAATGGATGAAACAACATTAAAAGACGTACTGAGTGATCATGTACAGGAATTGAAGGACATTAACGATTTTATTAAAAAGCACCAAAGCCAAGTAGAGCAGAAAGACAAATTATTGTTAGAGAAAGAAAAACTGACCCAGGCTTTATTGAGCAATTTTGAAGCGAAATTTAAAAGCATTATTATACAAGCCCCCAAGCCTGATTTGTCGGAAGTCAATGCTACGTTGGATAGAAGGCTGACCAATATTAACCAAACTATTGAAAAGAGGCCAATCCCGATTACCCGGCAGCTTCGGCTAACGTTATTTCCTGAACAGATCAGGAGTGTAGAATATGTCAAGGCGGTATTGACCAGGGTAATTTGGTGTATACTGACATTGGTATTTATGATCTTTGTTTATCTGTTGACGGACAAGCACATGAAGTGAAATGGTAATAGGTCCGATAGCTCAATATGCCAAACGGCGGATTATCCCGCTGTTTGGCATATTAATAAATGATTTCTTTTCTAATTTTGGCAGTCGTAAATTGATGGACAGCTTTCTCAGCAGAACCTACTTACAGGTTGTTTATGGGTTCAGGGATAACTATCTTGGCCCCAATTGGGCACATTTGATCATTTGTTGAATGCGGAAAGTGTAGAAAAAATCCTTATTGTAGATCATCAGAATCCGACCAAATTTTAACTCCCTTTTTGAGGAACGACTAATTAAATCATTGACTCACAGTATTTTTTACATAACCACCATTCATTTTTGATACATTTTTCGAATACGGGGAATTTTTCTTAAAATAAATACGGCCGTCATTCCAAATGTAATTGGCCTTACCCCATTTCATTACACTGTTTATATCCGGAAAGAATCCCTTACCGTTAAAATTTGCGCTTGTATTACATAACAATGGAATTCCACTTAATTTTTTGTAATGGGTGAGCAATTCATAGATTGTGGGATTCTGATTGCTATTTACGGTTTGAAGCCTCGCTGTTCCATCCAAGTGACAAATTGCTGGAACTTTGTCTTTCCAATCTATTCTTACCATATGCTCATATAACATGTAAGGATCTGGCACACCAGGATTAAATACTTCCATTGCATATTCCTCCAGACATATCGGGGCTACTGGACGATAATCTTCACGCCCTTTCATCTCATTCAGCAATTTCTTCATATCAGGGCTAACAGCGGGAGAAAGAAGACTCCTATTTCCGAGAGATCGCGGCCCCATTTCTGCTGATCCATTAATAAAGGCTACCGGTTCATTGTATTCAAATAATATCTTAGCTAATTCTTCCAGTGTACAGTCGTTGAATAGATATTCTGATTCTGTGTGGTTAATATCCATAACAGGAGGGCCACTATAAACACTCCATTCCAAGGACCTTATATTATCACTAACAATCATTTCACAGCATGCCGTTCCAATAGCACTCCCTGCGTCATTTGGAAAAGGGGGAACCCACATCGAGTTAAAAATCCCCCTGTTCCTTATGCCACTGTTCCATTTAATATTCAGCGAACTACCGCCTGAAAAACATAGATTTTTCACCAGGGTAGGTTTCTCTTTTACCTTTCGTGTCAGGTTTTCAATCAATAATTCTTGCAAAAAGACCTGAAATGTAGCCAGCATATTTGCATGTAAGAGCTTTTCGGAATCGCAAAATTCTTTAGATCGCCTGGTAAACTCATTGGTGATTTTCATTACCTGATCGATACTCATAGTAAACGAGTCCACACCCTCAATCAATTCCTTATAAATTTCTCTAAATTTACCCATAATCATTGCGTCAAGTTTTCCTAATGCAACATAGGCCATGACTTTGCCAGCCACTGATAGATGATCATTTAGTTTATTAAATGGCTCAAATTCGTGCGAAAAAGTTATATACATATATCCCATAAAGGGAAAAAGCCAACCCAAATTCTCTACCTTATTTTCCTCATATCTGTAATAAAATAATTGCGGAGGCATCCCGCCGTCCCATACTAAGATATATGAATCTTCTCCACTTTTTGCAAATGGGCTAGTACAATAAGCGGCAAAAACGTGACTAGAAACATGTTTATAGCTTTTATAAGCTAAACCGAGCTCGGAAACTTCAAAAGTTTCCTGCTTTAAGATATTTTCTGTTTCTTTTACAAGATGTCCGTAAGCAGCTAGCTTATTAATCGTAAGCGACTTCTCTTTATTTATTTTTATTTCAAAAGACAGCTGTTCGTGCTGATCGAAAGGTAAATGGGCATTTATGGTATAAAAATCCCAACCGTCAATAACCAACCTGTCAATATCTTTGAAACTATAACCGTGAGATAACAAAATGTCTTCTAACTTTTATAAGGTAATCTCAAAGTCAGAGTGTCTTGGCTTATTCTCAATTTTTTCCATTTCATAAGAAAAAATCAATTTTCCATTATCAATAAGAGCCACCGCTCCGTCATGTGTTAATTTAATTCCGCAAATGATCATCCTTTTTAAATAATGTTTTGTCCTTAAAATTTTACAACCTAACTTATAATCGTGTTATAAGCTTGAACTAATCGCAGTCTAAATAGCCTTACTTCTCATATAATGGCTATTGTTATATTTTGTCGTGTAGAAAAAATGGCAAACTTCTCTCGGGTTTAACAAAGCGAAACATCTAAATCATACTCAAATGACTCTCAAAAGATAATTTCAGATGATTCTTAATATTTAATAATGACATTGATGCAACGATATCAGACGTAACGTCCTTGATGTTTTCATCATTAAACACATATTCTGACTTTAACGTGTTTTCTGTGTAGGTTAAAATTTTAGATACGATATCCTCTCCGACTGTATCGTAGTGTGCAATACATTCATACTTTTCAGAAAATAATCGAATTTGTGTTTTTAAATATTTTAACTCGGAGTGAATTTTATTAGAATCTAATAATATATCATCACATAAATTATTCACATTAAGTTTAACACATTTGTATATAAGATATTCTATACCTGTTTTAGTAATATCGTCTGCTATATGGCTAAAATGAAAATGGTAATTAAACAACTTCTGCGCACGATCATCACCAAAGGCGATCCATAAGTCTTGTAAATCACCAATTACATTCTCCAAATCATCAATAAAATCTACCAGAACGGATACATTACAATCTAGACGGAAGTCTTTAAATCTGATAAATGGCTTAATTGGTAGTGTATCGAATATGTTTCCTTTATTTGTTATTTGTCCAACACTAGCATATTTATGAAATAAAAGCCTTTCTGATTGAATAGAATTTGAAAACTTTCTTTCATTGATCAAGTATTTTTCTATGGCCCTCTCACCAGCATGTCCATATGGCGAATGTCCAATGTCATGCATAATTATTCCCATCGCAACATCTTTCCAAAAATATTCATCATAAATTTTCTTATTGTACTCCGACTTTGACAATACATCCAGAATATTAACCATATTTTTAACATGTTGATATCTATTCCTGGTATTCTCAAAAGAATTTATTGGAAGTAATTGTGGAATTTCACATAGACGCTGAACAAGCGCACCTAAATATATTTCCCGGATTGGAAAATCACCAAATATTGCTGATTGTTCAAACATATTTTTGATGGATGGGGAGTTAGTTAATTGATATATATTGTTGTTCGATTCCATGAAATGTTGAATTCTTGCTCCAAACAGGATTATTTAAATCATAAAGCGGTCTAATTTCCTTGACCCCATTAAAAAATTGCGAGAATATTTCTTTTATCTCCTCCGTTACTAGTCCTGCCGCAAGACATGCATGAATTCCTCCGCCAAATGATATATGTCGTCTGTTTCTTTTTTCAAGATTGAATATCTCTGGATTTTTGAAAACCGTTTCATCTCTATTCGCTGAGCCCAACATTAAGTAGACAGAATCTCCTTTTTTAATCTTTTTTCCATGAATAAAGATGTCTTCCTTTGCGTGGCGCGTAATGAATTGAATAGGTGCTTCGAATCTCATTACTTCTTCAATGAGGAGTGGAATATATTCTTCCTTGTTATTTATAAGTAAATTATAGGCATCTGGATTGGTTAAGATACAATGAAGGCTATTGCCTAGTAGATACTGAGGCACCTTATGGCCTCCAAAAATTAAATGGATTAATTGATACACCACTTCGTCTTCTGTGATGCCACTTGTTGGATTATTAAGCCCTTCAACTAATCCACTTAGTAAATCCAATTTTGGTGATAATTTTCGACGCTCAATCGCCTCAAGAAAGGCTAATTTCATTTCGAGCAGACTATTTGCGGCGCCTTGAGCAATTTGTATGTTAGGCGTTGGTGAAACGACAAAATCTTGCATAAATGTGGCTATTGAATCTGACCATGCAAAAAATTTATCGAGTTCAATTTCCTCTAATCCTAATAATATTCTTAAAATCTCTGCAGAAATTGGGTTTGCAACAGAATTAACAAAATCAAATCCATTCATTAAATCGCACTCTGCCATTCTTTTCCTGACAAGGTCCTTAATGAGTGGCCTAACTTTTTGTATATTTTCGTGTACAAAAACATGGTTCATGAATTTTCTGAACTTTGTGTGCGCAGGGGCTTCATTGTATATCATCCAACTTTTTAAGACATTAGTTATATCTATGATAAGCGGATCTGGATCTTGTATATTGATTAACTTATCATTGACGAGGTGATTAGTTGTAACTAAATCAGACTTTAATAGCTTCATAATATCATCGTATCTGGTTATTAGCCAGGAATTCATGTTACTATACCAATATACTGGTTCTTCTGCTCTTAGCTCTTTATATATCTCATACCTTATAGTATTGAAATCAGGTGATGATAAATCGAAGTTCTTCATTGCGCGGTAAGGTTTGGTTTATTTATTTTTCCTAAAATCAATGATTGATCTTGGTTTTATAATTTGGTTAAAGGATACGACACTTTTATTTTTTATAATTGAGTTTTTACCAACAATACAGAACTTACCTATTATTACATTGTCTTCAATTATGACATTGTCATCAATAGTTGTTTCCGAAGAGATAATAACATTTTTCCCAATTTTACAATTGCTTCCAATTTTAACTCCAAAACCAATCATCGTGCTTTCTTGTATTTCTACTCCGCAAGAGATAAAGCAAGAGGCTCCAATTCTTACGTTATCACCAATTTTAACGTAATCAACAAGAAGTTTTCGCCCTTGAATTATGTGTCCACTTATAATAGTGCCGTAGCCAATAAAAATTTTCTTACCTAAGACCAACAAATAAGGGTCTAAAAACTTTACATCAGGAGCAATAATAACAAGTAAGGGGTTTTTGATACCGCATAATTTGTAATAAAATATCCTTAAAAAATCAATTCTATTTGTCAAATTATTCAGGAATGAAGAACTGCAAACAAATTCATGAATGAAGTTTTTGTTTAACCAATAAAAGAACTTCTTTGTACCCGGTTCGATTGCTTCGTTTTTGATCGTTGGATGTATTTTTAATAAAATTCCAGTAAGAATGATTATCGAAAATGGAGTCGAAATAAGCAGTAATGGAAAAAGTATTATTTTGTGGGTTGAATTCGAAAATATAACATAGCTCAGTGGCAAAAGAGATAAAAAAATAATCAGGCTGCGAAGAATTAACTTATAAAACATGCTGTTTAAAAAGTTAAATATGTAAGATTTGTCCACTTTCTTTTTAATTGGTTATAGCTGTATTGGTTTGTTCGATTTCCATAATCCATTTACTAAAAACAGATTGTGGTTTATTTATGGTATTAAATTTATTACTGCTGTAGAGCAGATCTGAGATATAGATAAATAAGTCAGTAGTCGATTTTAATGATCTCCATGAACTCATAACATTATATTCACCGTAAATTGATTTCAGTTTTTCAACAATTACAGGGTCTGCCCATTTTTCAATGAATTTACCTTTATGCCAGGTTTCATAATTATCACCATTCACGTGTTTGGCATATATTGAAATGATATTAAGTAAGTCTAGTTTCATTTCAGGCTCAATCTCCAATTTTGCCGAAAACAATTCATTTCTGCTTATTTTATATGCCATTCTGTAAGCATTTTGCCAAAAGCGATTTAAGACTATCTCGAAATCTTTTAATTCATATGAGTATTCTGTTTTGTACCCACACTGATTTATAATCTTATTAACTTTTTGCTCTGAACTGTTCTTGTCAACAATAAAATGATAACCTCTATGTAGGTAGTATGTGAAATTTAGAATTTGGTTCTCTATCTCTTTTATCTTTTTTTTTCTCAATATTGTTAAAACGTAATTTGCTTTTTCTTTTAATATTGCATATACGTATATCGCTGACATTAATTTTGAACTTAAAAATGTAATATCAACAGCAACTTCATTTTCAAAGAAAATCCTCTTTACAAAAGTTCCCTTTGAGATTTCAAATCCGTTGTGATATGAAGCTGGTTTGTAGATTTCGTTTATCCATGTCCACGATTTCTCGTATTTAAAAGGATCGGTTGTAAAAATTATAAGATCTAAATCTGAATATTTGTCACTTTTGTGCAGTTCTCTAACTGATGAACCTATTATTAATATAGACTTAACATCTACTTCACCATCAGCCCATACTTTTATATTTTTAATAATATCTTCTTTCACTTTTTTTTTTATTTTTATACATGTTAATAGAAGAGAGAAGCAGCTAAGGCAATTCTTGCGAAATCAAGGATGTAAAAGATGTTAATCTCTTGATTATTAAGTGTTAGGGATTACTATTCAATGATAATAAGCTCACTTTAAGCTTCATTTGGTAGGTATTAAGTCTTGCATTACCAGTACGAATTTACTTACCATAAGTGATTTTAGATTGAGGTAGTAAGCTCGAGCTTGCCATTTAAAGTATCCTAATACTTTTTTTGTGAGTTGGAATTTGTGTGACATTTAGGTTAGATTTTTTGCAATTTACAACAATTCGGAATATTATTATAAATTATTAATAAAAAAATAAGTAATTTTCATCAAGCCTAATTATTCTTCACAAATTCACTTAAAGTCGTCAGTCTGCTTTTCTTTGAACAATGGTTCTTGACAATCGATTTTCAAACTTTTAAGCTAGTTTTTTTCAAAAGTTACCTGGTATACAAAAAAATCTCTAATTTTATTTTACAGTCCAAAATGATTGAAGTTTTAATCCTGATTGTCTATCATTTTGCGAATAAGATCGTATGCCTTTATTCTTATATATACTTTTTCTCCTGCCAAACTCACGTTAATCCCCAATTTTATGAGGTTAAAAACTTTTGATGCGTCATCAATAACTCCAACCGAAATGCAAGTTTTTTTGCACCATGCCATTGCACCCCGTCCGATATGTTTTGCGTCCACTGTTAATAAAAACGGAGATGTTAACTTAAGTCCGTTTAGTTTTTTTAATGTATTTAGTGTCGATCCACCAATATGCGTTTTTTCGCCATCAAACAAGGGGCGTGATAACAACACTAAGCACACACTTGAAAACGTCTTGGATGTACCTGAATGTGTGATTAATATCGTGAATTATGATATGGTCCAGCAGACATATCTAACCAGTAAAGACTATCCGAGGGGAGTGAATGAGTTTTCAAAAGCAGGCTTTACTGAATTGGCATCAGAAACGGTAAAGCCGCCCAGAGTTGCTGAATCGACTGTTCAATTGGAGTGTGTAGTTAATGATGTAATAGCGTTAGGGAAAAACGGAGGAGCAGGAAATTTAGTCATTGCAGAATTGAAAAGAGTTCATGTAAATGAAGATATTTTAGACGCAAATGGAAAAATCGACCCTTATAAAATAGATTTAGTGGCTCGTTTGGGGGGTGATTGGTACTGTAGAGTGACCCGCGATAATTTATTTAAAATTGCCAAACCGATAGATAACACTGGTTTAGGAATCGGCGTAGATGCTTTTCCTGAAGCGATTAAAAATTCTAAGGTATTAACCGGGAATAATTTGGGGTTATTGGGACTTATTAAAACGCTACCAACTGTTGAGGAGATAGAAGTTTTTAGAAAAAGCGATGAAATTAAGGAAATGCTTAATGGAAGCCTTGACAGCCAAGATCGCACCACATCCCTGCATTTGAAAGCCAAGCTTTTATTAGAAGACGGCCGCGTAATCGATGCCTGGAAAGTGTTGTTGATGTAGGTTGTACGGCTGTGTTCAGAATCAATTGCGCAAATACATATTACTTTAAGAGAAAATACAATCAATGCGAGCGCTTCTAAATAAACATACCCGCAATAGAAAATTTCATGAATAACGACTTTATTCTTCAAACTTTTTCGCCCCGAAGTTTATAGCTATTGCTGGTTGCATCGCTCTCATTAAGTCACTCTTTAGCACACTGGAGAATGTCGCAACCATGTTGGTTACACTAGACAAGCAAATCTCTGATGAAACCACATTTAACAATATAAAAGTATAGAACCATCCCCTAAAATAAAAAAACTACCGACATCACAAACCCGAATAGGCTGTTTTAACAATATCTTCCATGACGCGCAAATCGCATTTCAAATTTCTGATAGCGCATATTTGTTAATGCCCGGAAAGCTGATATAAGGGATTGTAAGTATTAAAGCCGGAATTTCCTTAAAGTTAAAGATTTGCGTTTGGGTAGCATGTTTCTATATTATCATCATAAGATAACTTCAATTTGGCCAAACATCAATTGATCTCATTTAGGCACAATAATGTTATTATACAATCCAAGGAAGGATAGCTTTATTTTTGGCCAGAGAATAAGGAATAACGGTTAATGAGTGAACATTATAAATGGCTAAGATTGGTTTCAACATGATTCTTAGTTCATCCTGAATAAATTGTAAAAGCGTTTCCTGACCTGGCATG
Proteins encoded in this window:
- a CDS encoding plasmid mobilization protein, yielding MEGAVKKTITTKHPAQVGRVNKGGRPSVPHKRRAAVSVMCTLIEKKIIEANAKRVGMNPSVFLRNLGLNTRIEVKVKTLPKPVLEMRGTLNHIAANLNQIARKRNRGDDLNAIERALLDQDVRSLRSLVKNINAYVS
- a CDS encoding relaxase/mobilization nuclease domain-containing protein; protein product: MIGKVGTGKSFRGVLHYLFEGRRQESKELQMQELEKKQVEVIAYNQCFGTRLELVREMIEVAKLNPDQSKPVFHFSLSFAHRDAGKLGLQDKIDMVEKLAEKFDFKDHQYVVVAHKDTNHEHMHVVANRIGFDGKTASDSNSYKHMAEFARKVEMEYKLERVLSPNKFLKPEQRVAQSQRVDNRKETLKKHLQTAIKQSTNVQQVKKYIEQRGYEVELGRGIAFTDAQHVRFKGSQLGYALMDIEKKLKQEQLLQRQQEQNTLAQLLRQQQEDLKKQQEREKEQEQVHRYSQGIGR
- a CDS encoding carbamoyltransferase C-terminal domain-containing protein, encoding MIVSDNIRSLEWSVYSGPPVMDINHTESEYLFNDCTLEELAKILFEYNEPVAFINGSAEMGPRSLGNRSLLSPAVSPDMKKLLNEMKGREDYRPVAPICLEEYAMEVFNPGVPDPYMLYEHMVRIDWKDKVPAICHLDGTARLQTVNSNQNPTIYELLTHYKKLSGIPLLCNTSANFNGKGFFPDINSVMKWGKANYIWNDGRIYFKKNSPYSKNVSKMNGGYVKNTVSQ
- a CDS encoding cytochrome P450, translating into MKNFDLSSPDFNTIRYEIYKELRAEEPVYWYSNMNSWLITRYDDIMKLLKSDLVTTNHLVNDKLINIQDPDPLIIDITNVLKSWMIYNEAPAHTKFRKFMNHVFVHENIQKVRPLIKDLVRKRMAECDLMNGFDFVNSVANPISAEILRILLGLEEIELDKFFAWSDSIATFMQDFVVSPTPNIQIAQGAANSLLEMKLAFLEAIERRKLSPKLDLLSGLVEGLNNPTSGITEDEVVYQLIHLIFGGHKVPQYLLGNSLHCILTNPDAYNLLINNKEEYIPLLIEEVMRFEAPIQFITRHAKEDIFIHGKKIKKGDSVYLMLGSANRDETVFKNPEIFNLEKRNRRHISFGGGIHACLAAGLVTEEIKEIFSQFFNGVKEIRPLYDLNNPVWSKNSTFHGIEQQYISIN
- a CDS encoding DapH/DapD/GlmU-related protein, whose product is MFYKLILRSLIIFLSLLPLSYVIFSNSTHKIILFPLLLISTPFSIIILTGILLKIHPTIKNEAIEPGTKKFFYWLNKNFIHEFVCSSSFLNNLTNRIDFLRIFYYKLCGIKNPLLVIIAPDVKFLDPYLLVLGKKIFIGYGTIISGHIIQGRKLLVDYVKIGDNVRIGASCFISCGVEIQESTMIGFGVKIGSNCKIGKNVIISSETTIDDNVIIEDNVIIGKFCIVGKNSIIKNKSVVSFNQIIKPRSIIDFRKNK
- a CDS encoding aminoglycoside 6-adenylyltransferase — translated: MKEDIIKNIKVWADGEVDVKSILIIGSSVRELHKSDKYSDLDLIIFTTDPFKYEKSWTWINEIYKPASYHNGFEISKGTFVKRIFFENEVAVDITFLSSKLMSAIYVYAILKEKANYVLTILRKKKIKEIENQILNFTYYLHRGYHFIVDKNSSEQKVNKIINQCGYKTEYSYELKDFEIVLNRFWQNAYRMAYKISRNELFSAKLEIEPEMKLDLLNIISIYAKHVNGDNYETWHKGKFIEKWADPVIVEKLKSIYGEYNVMSSWRSLKSTTDLFIYISDLLYSSNKFNTINKPQSVFSKWIMEIEQTNTAITN
- a CDS encoding flavin reductase family protein, with the protein product MRLKTFDASSITPTEMQVFLHHAIAPRPICFASTVNKNGDVNLSPFSFFNVFSVDPPICVFSPSNKGRDNNTKHTLENVLDVPECVINIVNYDMVQQTYLTSKDYPRGVNEFSKAGFTELASETVKPPRVAESTVQLECVVNDVIALGKNGGAGNLVIAELKRVHVNEDILDANGKIDPYKIDLVARLGGDWYCRVTRDNLFKIAKPIDNTGLGIGVDAFPEAIKNSKVLTGNNLGLLGLIKTLPTVEEIEVFRKSDEIKEMLNGSLDSQDRTTSLHLKAKLLLEDGRVIDAWKVLLM